One genomic window of Solanum stenotomum isolate F172 chromosome 9, ASM1918654v1, whole genome shotgun sequence includes the following:
- the LOC125877660 gene encoding DNA-directed RNA polymerase 3, chloroplastic: MAEMVYSGASLTLVTLSSLSLFSFINYHPIPPLKLASSASYSPSPPSSQWRKTQKFQKNCFLYGIHSQEFLKLSQTSSFPKTLKLPVIQLPITVHSEVVCVSTDENLTENLEELVNLQKIPNGYPLVLQKESNKRVFIQDPPWVSSLFMNSLFVRAKQVKGVRREFREIERRRRYAMLRRRQIKAETEAWEQMVEEYRELEREMCEKKLAPNLPYVKKLLLGWFEPLRQAIEKEQNAEMTQKHRTAYAPHIDSLPADKMAVIVMHKLMGLLMMGGKEERCVQVVQAAVQIGMAVENEVRIHNFMEKTKKHQKHMTGAQGQEDMSRETMILRKRVKSLIKRNRVVEVRKLMQSEEPESWGRDTQAKLGCRLLELLTETAYVQPPVDQSADTPPDIRPAFRHVFRIATRDPGKNIVKKYGVIECDPLVVVGVDRTVKQMMIPYVPMLVPPKKWRGYDKGGYLFLPSYLMRTHGSRRQQDAVRSVPTKQMQQVYEALDTLGSTKWRVNKRILSVVESIWAGGGNIAGLVDRKDVPIPELHSDDIMELKRWKWRVRKSKKINQELHSQRCDTELKLSVARKLKDEEGFYYPHNLDFRGRAYPMHPHLNHLSSDLCRGILEFAEGRPLGKSGLCWLKVHLASLYAGGIEKLCYDARIAFVENHIDDILDSAHNPLNGNRWWLNAEDPLQCLAACINLSEALKSPSPHTVISHLPIHQDGSCNGLQHYAALGRDSMEAAAVNLVAGEKPADVYTEIALRVDHIIRGDSTKDPATDPNALLAKLLIDQVDRKLVKQTVMTSVYGVTYVGAREQIKRRLEEKGLIDDDRLLFTASCYAAKVTLAALGELFQAARGTMTWLGDCAKVIASENQPVRWTTPLGLPVVQPYFKTQRHVIRTSLQVLALQREGDAVEVRKQRTAFPPNFVHSLDGSHMMMTAVACRDAGLHFAGVHDSFWTHACDVDQMNMILREKFVELYSMPILEDLLESFQESYPALTFPPLPKRGDFDLREVLESPYFFN; the protein is encoded by the exons ATGGCGGAGATGGTTTATAGTGGTG CTTCACTCACTTTAGTTACCTTAtcctctctttctctcttctcttttaTCAATTATCATCCAATTCCACCATTAAAGCTGGCTTCTTCAGCTTCATACTCTCCAAGCCCACCATCTTCTCAATGgagaaaaactcaaaaattccaaaaaaactGCTTTTTATATGGCATTCACAGTCAAGAATTCCTCAAATTATCACAAACTTCTTCATTTCCTAAAACACTAAAATTACCTGTAATTCAATTGCCAATAACTGTTCATTCCGAAGTAGTATGTGTATCCACTGATGAGAATCTCActgaaaatcttgaagaattGGTGAATTTGCAGAAAATCCCAAATGGGTATCCTTTGGTTTTGCAAAAAGAATCTAATAAAAGGGTGTTTATTCAAGACCCACCTTGGGTTTCTTCGCTTTTTATGAATAGTTTGTTTGTTAGAGCTAAACAGGTAAAAGGGGTTAGAAGGGAATTTCGAGAAATTGAGAGGAGGAGAAGGTATGCTATGTTGAGGAGGAGACAGATAAAGGCGGAAACCGAGGCGTGGGAGCAAATGGTGGAGGAATATAGGGAGTTGGAGAGGGAAATGTGTGAGAAGAAACTAGCACCCAATTTGCCTTACGTTAAGAAATTGTTGTTAGGTTGGTTTGAGCCATTGAGACAAGCTATAGAAAAGGAGCAGAATGCTGAGATGACACAGAAACATAGGACGGCTTATGCGCCACATATTGATTCACTGCCTGCTGATAAAATGGCTGTGATTGTGATGCATAAGTTGATGGGGTTGTTGATGATGGGTGGTAAAGAAGAAAGGTGTGTTCAGGTGGTCCAGGCTGCAGTGCAGATTGGCATGGCAGTTGAGAATGAA GTTAGGATTCATAATTTCATGGAGAAAACAAAGAAGCACCAAAAACATATGACTGGAGCTCAAGGTCAAGAAGATATGAGTAGGGAGACAATGATTCTAAGGAAACGTGTCAAAAGCTTGATTAAAAGGAACAGAGTAGTTGAGGTGAGAAAGCTGATGCAAAGTGAAGAACCTGAGTCTTGGGGTCGGGACACACAGGCTAAG TTAGGATGCCGTCTTTTAGAATTATTAACAGAAACAGCTTATGTGCAACCTCCAGTGGATCAGTCCGCTGATACTCCTCCTGATATTAGACCTGCATTCAGGCACGTATTCAGAATTGCTACAAGAGATCCAGG GAAGAACATTGTCAAGAAGTATGGTGTCATAGAATGTGATCCCTTGGTTGTTGTTGGAGTTGACAGAACA GTTAAACAGATGATGATTCCTTACGTGCCTATGTTGGTGCCACCCAAAAAATGGAGAGG GTATGACAAaggaggatacttgttcttgccTTCGTATTTGATGCGCACTCATGGATCTAGGAGGCAACAAGATGCTGTAAGAAGTGTTCCCACGAAACAAATGCAGCAAGTTTATGAG GCCTTGGATACCTTAGGAAGCACTAAATGGAGAGTGAATAAAAGGATACTTAGTGTGGTTGAGAGTATTTGGGCTGGAGGAGGAAATATTGCTGGCCTAGTGGATCGCAAAGAT GTTCCCATACCAGAGTTGCACTCCGATGATATAATGGAATTGAAAAGGTGGAAATGGAGGGTGAGAAAATCCAAAAAGATCAACCAAGAGTTGCATTCCCAAAGATGTGACACAGAGCTCAAGCTTTCG GTTGCTCGTAAGTTGAAAGATGAGGAAGGGTTTTATTATCCTCACAATCTCGATTTCCGAGGACGTGCATACCCTATGCATCCCCATTTGAATCACTTGAGCTCTGATCTCTGTCGAGGAATCCTCGAATTTGCTGAAGGACGACCACTAGGAAAGTCAGGATTGTGCTGGCTGAAAGTACATTTAGCAAGTCTTTATGCAGGGGGCATAGAGAAGCTCTGCTATGATGCACGCATTGCATTTGTGGAAAACCACATTGATGACATATTAGATTCAGCGCACAATCCTTTAAATGGAAATAGATGGTGGTTAAATGCTGAGGATCCTTTACAGTGCTTAGCAGCTTGCATTAACCTATCAGAAGCTTTGAAAAGCCCGTCACCACATACTGTCATCTCCCACCTGCCTATTCATCAG GATGGTTCATGCAATGGCCTACAGCACTATGCAGCTCTGGGAAGAGATAGT ATGGAGGCAGCAGCAGTCAATCTAGTTGCTGGAGAGAAACCAGCTGATGTTTATACTGAAATTGCTTTGAG GGTTGATCATATTATCAGAGGAGATAGTACCAAGGACCCTGCTACTGATCCTAATGCTTTACTAGCCAAACTCTTAATTGACCAG GTTGACAGGAAATTGGTGAAGCAGACAGTAATGACCTCAGTGTATGGTGTTACTTATGTCGGGGCACGTGAACAAATCAAAAGAAGGTTGGAAGAGAAGGGTCTTATCGATGATGATAGGCTGCTATTTACTGCATCTTGCTATGCTGCTAAA GTAACATTAGCTGCACTTGGGGAATTGTTTCAAGCTGCACGTGGAACAATGACTTGGCTTGGTGATTGTGCTAAG GTGATTGCTTCAGAAAATCAGCCAGTGCGATGGACAACACCTCTGGGGCTCCCTGTTGTGCAGCCTTACTTTAAAACTCAGCGGCATGTT ATAAGAACTTCTCTTCAAGTTTTGGCTTTGCAGCGTGAGGGTGATGCA GTTGAGGTCCGGAAGCAGAGAACTGCTTTTCCTCCAAATTTTGTGCACTCACTGGATGGTTCACATATGATGATGACCGCTGTTGCTTGCAGGGATGCTGGACTACATTTTGCAG GGGTACATGATTCCTTCTGGACTCATGCTTGCGATGTCGACCAGATGAACATGATACTCAGGGAGAAGTTTGTGGAGCTGTACAGTATGCCTATCCTTGAAGAT TTGCTTGAAAGCTTCCAGGAATCATATCCAGCATTGACATTTCCCCCTCTACCAAAAAGAGGTGATTTTGATTTACGGGAAGTTCTCGAGTCACCCTACTTCTTTAATTGA